The genomic DNA CCTGATCCTCACTCAGGCGCAGATGCAGGACAGCATGACGGTGTCCGATGCGGTGAATGTCATGGACGATCAGCAACGTGCCGGCGTCAAGGTATTCTATGCGTTTCGGGAAGCGCTGGTGCAGTCACCCACCTTTCAGCGGCTCGAAGAGGATTTCAGGATACACGGCGCTGCCGAAGACATGAATACGGCGATGTTCGATCGGGAAATTTTGATCTTCTCGCAAACCTACGGCACGGTCCCGCTCGGCATGGTCGGCACGCCCACGCCCATCACCATGATCAATCGGCTTCAGATTTCATGGAAACCGGAGATGATCCGGGACCTGGATCCGGCCCCGCTGTTCGATATGACCCGCTATGTGTTCGAGTATGAGGGGGTCGGTTCATTCCGGGAACAGCTGGCCCGGTTCACGCGGTCGATGCGGGAGCTTCCCCGCCGAGCCGTCTAGCAGGCTGCGGAACAACTCGATTGTCGTGCAATACGGTGTGATCAACTCGTGTGCCGTGTCGGTATCAGCATCATCCGCAGGATGCGCATAAAGGCCGTCCCCTCGTCCGTTGTTCGTGAAACGTCGTTCGTCTCTCGGCCTCAGAAAAGAGCGTATGGCATAGAGCGCATAGCCTATGGTCAGAAATCGGGAGTGGGCGTCCGTACTCTCAGCTATACGCCACCAGCCATACGCTCTGACCCTGACGAGATACGCTTCACGATTCACGGGTGTCGCGCATCCTGCTAGAGTCACGCCCGCCGCATCCATCCGATATCACCCCACATGACCGACGGCCGTATCGTGCCGCAGGCCGAGCCATGCGCTCACCCATAGTGGGCTGCGGGCGTTCAGACCTGAAACGCAAGGTCTCTCCCGCCGGCCTTCTCTCCGCCGCCCCCTCACGAATCTCCCTTATGAGGATCGACTTCACCCGCACGAAAAAACTTTTCGAGGCAGGAGTATTTTAATTCGAGACATGTTATAAGCAGTTCCTTCGCAGGTAAGACTCTCCAAAGAGATACGTATCGCGCGGCTGTCTCATTGTCGCACAGGTACGGTTCTCCCGAGGAGAGGCACATGGGCGCAACAAGAGACATCGCGCGGATGCAAGGGCAATGAGGGTGGTCTGGATTGTTGCGGGCAGGGGGACAGCCACGCTGTGCCCCGTCATCAAGAAAGAGGGGAGGCCTTGATGGCTGGCGTGAAGAAGTCGGTGGGGCAGGAAGCAGGAATGACGACGTCGGCTGGTGCGGGTGGGGCTGTGTCGGGTGGCTCATCCCATCCTCGGAAGCACTGGCAATTGCTACGGCGATGGCGTCGCACATTTGCGAGTGTGACGGCTCTTCTATTGCTTGGCGCGCTGGCATTGCCGGCCTATTCGCAGACCGGCTCGCAACTCGGTCCGTTGCCCCCGAAATTGCCCCAATTGCCTGTCGTCCCGCCTCCCGCGCAGCCTCCCGCTATTGAGGTGCCGGCACCCCGCCCCCCAAGTGCGCTCGATCAGGCGGCGAAGGGGCCCAAGATCATGGTCAAGGATATCCGGCTGGTCGGCAATACCGCCTTTACGTCGCAACGGCTTTCTGAAATCACCACTCCCTACACGAATCGAGAGTTGACGGCGGAAGATTTAGAATCGTTGCGCCTCGCCCTCACCTCTTATTACGTCAACCACGGCTATTTGACCTCCGGTGCGGTGGTGCCAGAGCAGGATGTCGCGGACGGCACCCTGACCATGCAGATCATCGAAGGAAAAATTACGCAGGTCAACGTCGAGGATACCAAGTGGTTCCGGCCCTCCTATTTTCAGAGCCGCGTCAATTTGGCGGCCGGCCCTCCGCTGCATGTGGAAGCGCTCCAGGAACGGTTGCGCGTGATCCAGGCCAACCCCCGCATCGAACGGATCAATGCCGAATTGTTGCCGGGCGCCGCCATTGCAGAAAGTACGCTGAATATGAAAGTGAAGGAAGCCAACCCGCTCAAGGCCTGGTTGGAATTCAACAACTATCAGTCTCCCGTGGTCGGCGCGGAGCAAGGCTTCGTGACGTTGGCGCATCAGAACCTGCTGGGCTTCGGCGATACGCTGAGTTTGCAATACGGGCGGTCGGCCGGGGTGAACCCGATGCTCAACTTTAAATACGAAATTCCGGTAGGCCCGCGTGACACCACCGTCGCGTTGCAATATCGCCGGTTCGATTTCGGGGTTGAGGAAGCGCCGTTCGATGCGTTGGATATCAAGAATAAGGCTCAGATTTTCGGGCTGTCGGTCAGACATCCCGTCATCCGGACGGCCGACCAGGAGCTGGCCTTTTCCCTCACGGGCGAACATGCCCGGAATGAAAGTACGTTGGGCGGGAATCCGTTCGAGCTCATCACCGGGTCGCCGAACGGGAAGTTCCGCGTGACCTCGCTCCGCTTCGGTCAGGAATATGCCCGGCGTTCTGCCGATCAGGTGATTTCTCTGTTATCACGTTTCTCCGTCGGTGTCGGAGCGATGGGGGCGACTGCCAATGGTGATCCGAATCTGCCGGATGCCCGTTTCTTCTCTTGGTTGGGCGAAGCCCAATGGATCCGCCAGCTCCCCTTGTGGCGGACGCAATTGGTGAGTCGAGGCGTGGTGCAATTGTCCAACGACCACCTGTTCCCCCTCGAACAGATTGCGGTCGGTGGCCGGTACAGCGTGCGTGGCTATCGGGAGTTCACGTTGATTCGTGACAATGCCGCCATGTTGTCGATTGAGGCGCGGGTTCCGGTATATACGACGAAGGCCGGTGTGGATTCAGTCTTTCTCGCGCCCTTTTTCGATTTGGGGCATGGCTGGCAAACGACGGCCCAGACGCCCGGTACCCCCCCGAAAACATTGGCGAGTCTGGGTGCCGGCGTCATCTGGAATTTTTGGCGCGGGAGTCATTTCGAACTCTATTATGGAAAACAGTTGAAGCGGTACGATACCGACCGCAACAACCTGCAGGATCACGGCATCCATCTGCAGCTGGTGGTTGAGGCGTTCTAGGGGCGAATGGCCAGGGCCGATGGATGGTGTCCTACATGTGTCGTCTCACGGAGTAAGGGGTTATGCGTGTTGAAGTTGTGCACCGTTTAGGGTAAGAGAGGAGGCCTTCCTCTCTTATCACACGAGGAGAATTACCATGACGTGTCGCCCCGCAGGTCTGCCGCTGTTCATTCATGGGTTGCTCGCCGTCCTGATGCTTCTGGGCCATACGGGGTCGATCGCCTACGGACAGGCCACGAACATCGTCGCGACCCCCTCCGGGCCTGGCGGTCTGGGTACATCTCTGAGCACTTCGGGCAATACCACGAACATTACCGGCGGAACCAGACCGGGAAGCGGTCCGAACCTCTTTCACAGCTTCAATCAATTCTCCGTCGGCACGGGGGATGTGGCGGCATTCGTGAATCCCGGCGGCGTGTCCAATGTCATCAGTCGGGTGATCGGAGGATCGCCATCCAACATTAATGGTACGGTTCAGGCGCTCAACGCGAACCTGTTCTTCATCAATCCTTCCGGGATCGTATTCGGCCCCAGCGCTTCACTGAACGTGTCCGGGTCCGCCTACTTCAGCACGGCTCAGCAATTGCGTCTGAGCGATGGCGGAATCTTCACGGCCAACACCGGACTCCTGGCCTTCGACTCGACCTTGTCGGTCGGTTCACCTGTTTCCTTCGGGTTTTTCGGCCAGGGCCCTTACGGTTCGATCGTCTTATCTTCTGCCTCGACAGTGCTCCAGACCGGGGCCGTACTCGGCTTGATGGGGGGCGGGATTCAGATCAACGGATCGAAAATCAGCGCGCAGCGAGTTATTCTAGGGAGTACGAGCTCGGCCGGCGAGATGAGTGTCCAGCCATTTGTCGGCAATCCTTTTTCCGGCGCGTCAGGAAACGGACAGGTTCAAGCCCTTCCCGGGACTCTGATTGTTGCGGGTGGCGGAGGAGTGATTCCCGCCTCTATCGATGTGACTCCGAATGTGAGCGTGCCGACAGGAGCGCAGGTCAACACGACGACGAATCCGTTGAATCAACGTGTGACGCAAATCCAGGTCGTGGGTGTGAATCTTGGCGGGCTTCCGCCTCTTCCTACAGCGAATGCGGCAAGTGTGAATACGGCTAATCCCGTCGAGCCTGTGGCGTTCTTGAATCGCGCAGCCATCGTACTTCCTCAGGAGGCTCCGGCCCCACCAGCCCCCTTATTGACCAGTCGGTGCGCGGCCCGAAAAGACGGTGCATTCAGCAGCCTTGTGCAAGCCTCGCGCGACGTTACGCCGTCGCAACCAGGTGCGTCTCTGGCGGCGCCTGTGGTGCTGGAGGAGGTCGGCAGCGAAGGCGAGCCGGGCACTCCGGCGACACAAACAGCACAGAGACTGGGTCAGTCGACGGCACAACTTATGGAATCATGGCAGGGGTGCTAGCTCCCCCAAGGAGGACGTCATGCCTACGAAGCGTAACATGGTCACTCGGCGCGGCATGAAGCGGAGGCATGGATCCGCTGGTCCCTCCGCCACGCGCGCGCTTTCCTCGCCGTTGACGATGCTGGGCGTCGGGGTGCTTGCGTTGAGCGGATTGGCCTGGCCTGTGAGCGGGATCGCGATGGAATTATTTGGCGGTTCGGGTGCGTCGTCGATCTCGCCTTCGCAAGAAATGAGACAGGGGACGACACAGTTTCAGCAGGGTGCGTTTGCCCAGGCCGCCGCGCACTGGATGAATGCTGCGCGCGGGTATGAAGAGAGTGGACAGGCAAAAGAGCAGTGCCAGGCGTTGATCAACCTCGCGCACGCGCTTCAGCAGGAAGGACAGATCCGTCGCGCGCAAGGCACGTTGCAAGCCGCGCTCAAACTCTCGGAACAGAATGGTGAGCGTGGCCTCACGGCGACGATTCTCGCTCAGCTCGGCAACACCTTTCACGTGCTCGGGAAAGACGAACCCGCCACCGAACATTTGACCAGAGCCTTGACGTTGGCACGTGAGGAGAACAAGCCTCTGTTGGTTGCCGGGGTCCTGAACGATCTGGGTAATGCTCTGACGGCCCGTCGGCAGTTTGCCGAAGCGATCGACGTCTATGCGGAAAGCCGGAGCCTTGCCATTGAGACCAAGCAGCCGGCACTGGCGGCTACGGCCCAAATCAACGGCGCGATGGCCTTGCTCCAGAACCAACAACTGAGTGAAGCGCATCGTCATTTGGATCAAGCCTGGTCGGATGTGCGGTCGCTGGGGGATGGTCAGGCGAAGACTGCCGGTCTATTGAATATCGGGCTTGGATACCAGGAATTGTTCGCCGCCACGACTGCGAAATCAGGCGTCGCCAGGAAATCGGATGCGGGGAAGGGCCGCGCGACGGAGGCGGTTGCTTCCGCCGGGCTGGGAGCCGGCCTGTTACGGCAATCGTCCGATGCCTTTATCGCGGCCGGTGAAGTGGCCGGACGCATCGGCGATGCGCGTGGACAATCGTACGCCTGGGGCTATTTGGGTGGATTGCTGGAGCAGGAGCATCGCAATCCCGAGGCGTTGGAGTATTCACGGAAGGCCACCTTCGCAGCTCAAAAGGTGAACGCGCCGGAATCGCTGTACCGTTGGCAATGGCAAACGGCGAGGCTGTTGCGTGCGGACGGCAAAGAAGAAGAAGCACTGGCCGCGTATCAGCGTGCCGTGACGCTGCTGAAGCCGATTCACTACGAATATTCCGTGGGGTATCAGGGACGGCACCACTCGTACTACGAGTCTGTTGCGCCGCTGTTTGTGGAGTATGAAGATGTCTTGTTGCGGAGAGCGGCGGCGGCGAAGACGCCCGACCAGAATGAACAGTTGCTTGTTCAGGTGAAGGATACGGTTGAGGTCTCCCATGCGGCCGAGCTGCAGGATTATTTCCAGGACGATTGTGTGACGACGGTCGCGAGTCATCGAGGCGTCGGCACGTTGGCGCCCGGCACCGCCGTGGTGTATCCGATTTCTTTCCCGGACCGGCTCGAACTGCTCCTGGAAACTGCCAATGGGCTTAAGCAGGTCAGGGTTCCTGTGGCGGGAGAGAGGCTGACGAAGGAAATTCGTTCGTTCAGGCGGCTGATCCAGGATTCCCAATCGCAGAACTACCTGTCTTCCGCGCAGACGTTGCATGGGTGGCTGGTTGCGCCTCTTCAGCAGGATTTGCAGGGAGCCGGGATTCATACGCTCGTGATGGTGGCCGACGGGTCGCTCCGGACTATTCCAATGGGGGCCTTGCATGATGGGCGGCATTATCTCGTGGATTCGCTTGCCGTGGCCGTCACGCCGAGTCTGGCGTTGACCGATCTGAGTGTTGCCCAGCGCCGAAAAGGCAGTCTGCTGTCGGTGGGCCTGACTGAATCGGTCGAGGGCCTGTCTGCTCCGCGGTACGCGGAGTCCGAAGTACAAGCCATCAGAACGCTGTATGGCGGGAAGCTGCTGATGAACAAGCAGTTCTCTGCACCGTCTCTGGAGGAAGAGATCAAGGACCAGGGAGTGGGGATCGTTCATGTGGCGTCCCACACAGTCGTCGGCACCGAGGCCAGAGATTCGTTTGTGCTGGCTCATGACGGCAAGATCACGATGGACCGGTTGTCGCAGCTGGTGGGTCTTCAGCAATACCGGCAGCAGCCCTTGGATCTGTTGACGCTCAGCTCCTGCGAGATTGCTGCCGAGGACGATCGTGCGGCGCTCGGGTTGAGTGGTGTGGCCGTCAAGACAGGGGCGCGGACGGCTTTGGCGAGTTTGTGGACGTCGGATGATGAAACGACCACGGAACTCGTGTCGGAATTCTACAGGCAATTGCAGGATCCCGCGCTGTCAAAGGCCGTTGCGTTGCAACGGGCCCAGCAAAAGATTCTTTCCCAGCGCGGTCACACGCACCCCAGCTTCTGGGCGGCCTTCCTCTTGATCAACAATTGGATGTGATCGGGGCAGGATTCAAGGGCCTCTCGTCAAAACGATAACAAGCCATCGATCCTGTATCGATGGCTTGTTCATTGGCGCGAATCAGGAGTGAGGAGAGCGCTGCCGGAGACGGCACACGGCCCTGGGGGAGAGGGGGAAAGGCTAGAGCTTTTTCCCGGTCATGATTTCGTAGGCTTCCTCGATCGTCCCCACTTCACGCACCAACACATTCGATTCGAGGTTCAGGCTGACTCGATTGACTCGCGGGGCATAAAACTGCCCTCGCGGCACCAGCAGTACGTGGTAGCCAGCCCTCGCCGCCGCCGTCGTTTTTTCAGCCACCTGCGCGACTTGTCCGATCCGGCCATCGCCTTCCAGCGTACCGGTGATCGTAATGTCCTGTTTCAGGTGGTCACCTTTCAGCAGGGCGAGGAAACCGATGGCCAGGGCGGCTTCTGCGGTCGCTCCCTCCGCGTTCAATGGCCCGGAAAATGTCGCATAGAGGGACAAGGTTCCGGTCGGACGGACGGATGGAGCCAGGCGTTCGACGGCAAAGCGAAAGGCCCGCTGAATGGAACTCATCCCGGTCCCTCTGACAGGAACATGACTCCGCCCCCACCGCAATGACAATGGATCCGGTTGGCTTCCTTCATCCCATTTCATCACAAATGTCGGGAAGCCGACTTGGTCGTCAGTGTAGGTGGCGATGGAGATGGGGACTGTGAGGGTTCGACTTGCAGAGGCAGCAGAGGGAAGCAATGAAAGCAGGGCAGTCAGGGAGAGGATGACTCCCGCAACCATGCCTGAAAATGTGCCGCTTCTGGGACATGTTGTTCGCGCGCGCATGAATTAAGTCTAGATGAGGATGCTCGATTGTCAAATCGACCCGGCGCCGTCATTGTGTGCAGTGAGAGCGTGCGGGAATGAGTGGGGTAAGTATCCGAAAACACTCATCTCTTTTTCTGAATTCTAGAATTACCTACTGAAATGCGTGAGGGGGCGGGTCATCCGGACCCATGATGCCTCTTGCCTCAGGCGCGTGATATTCTTGCGTCTTGCTCATCCGCTCGCCCGGGCATGTATGGCAGTCGGTGCTGCGTGGAGAACAGAACGTATGGCCGTGCAGGGACCGATTGTGATCACCGGAGCGTCCTCCGGAATTGGTGCGGCGTGCGCGCGGTATCTCGATGCGTTGGGGTTCACTGTATGGGCGGGTGTCCGGAGCACGCAGGACGGGGAGGCGCTGACACGTCTGACCTCCTCACGACTTCGTGTGTTGATGCTGGACGTGACGGATCCGGCGTCGATCGAGGCGGCCCGCAAGACGTTGGCCGAGGCTACGCGTGACACGGGACTGGCGGGTCTCGTGAACAATGCCGGTATTTCCGTCGCCGGCCCCCTGGAACTCCTGCCTCTCTCAGAGGTGCGAACTCAGTTTGAAGTGAATGTGATCGGCGTCCTTGCGGTGACCCAAGCACTGCTCCCATTGCTGCGGCTGGTGCGCGGGCGGATCGTCAACATCAGTTCGATCGCCGGCCTTGCGGCCACGCCGTTTCTCGGCGCCTACTGCAGCTCGAAGTTTGCGTTGGAGGCGATGAGCGATGCGCTACGGCTCGAATTGGCGCCGTGGGGCATCTCGGTGTCGCTGGTCGAGCCTGGTGCGATCCAGTCGCAGATATGGCAACGGGCTACGATGTCGGCCACGCGCACCCTCGGCGGTGTCGAGCCGGAGGCACTCGCTCTGTATGCTCAGCCGTTGTCCCGGATGCAGGAGGTGATGGCCGCCGCCGCCGCGCGCGCGATTCCGGCCGAGGTGGTGGCACGGGTGGTGGCCGACGCATTGATCGCCGCGCGACCACGTGCGCGTTATCTGGTCGGCAAGGATGCGCGATTCAGAGCCATGCTGAAATGGATCTTGCCCGATCGCGCTCAAGATCGCCTGTTGGCCTGGTTTCTAGGATTGCCCCACCGGGGCTAGATGGAGTAAGTCAGACGGAATATCGAGTGCGGCGGGGGAAGAACGGGTTATGCCTGAAGCAGGATTGGTGCGATCAGCGGGAGGCGTGGTGTTCCGGCAACAGGATGTGTTGCTGATCCGTGTGTCCGATATCAAGGGGCGTCCCGTCTGGTCGTTCCCCAAGGGCCGGCTCGACGCCGGGGAAACGCCTGCGCAGGCTGCGTTGCGTGAGGTGTTGGAAGAAACCGGATGGTGCTGTCGAATCGAGGCGGACCTCTCCACGACCGAATATTGGTTTCAGCGGGAGGGGCGGCGGTTCCGCAAGACGGTCGTGTGGTTCAAGATGTCGGCGCTTGAAGAGGCGGGAGTCCCCGACGGAGAGGTCGAGGAGGTGCAGTGGGTCGATCGCGAAGTAGCACTCGGCCGTCTGACGTATCCATCGGACGTGGCGTTGTTGTCTCAAGCGCTTTCCCAGGGGCCTTCCTCCCGATAGCCGCAATGGTCTGCGTGCGAGACGGGTGTGAGATGCGATCGCTTGAAATGACTCGGGTGTTTCGGTCAGCCTGAGCCCACCTGTCTGCCTTGACATGGCCGGCCCCCTTTACTAGACTCGCCACGAGAGTGACTTTGTGCCTCGCCTTGCAAGGCAGTGCTCTGCAGAGACGCGCCTTCCCTCACGAGCCGTTTTCTCCGGACGAACGTCAACCAGTGGCGCGTTGATCCGTATTCCCCCATCGTTCACCCGAGGGCCCGCCTGTGTATAGTCTGGCTCGCTTTTCCCTGTTGGAAATGACCGAATGCTCTGCCGTGTTGCGTCAGCTTGGCGAGCAATCGAGTTCGCTTCAGGATGCCGCATCGCGAGCGGTGGACTATCTGTTCCGCACCCTCGGCAATCCCGACACAGGCGCTCGCGACTGTGTCCTGGTTCGCTGCTTCAAGACCGTTTCCTACAACCGGTTGAATCCGATGACCCAGCAGAGGGTTCGGGAACAGCTCGGGGGCATCGCTCCGTTCCCCGACCTCAAGTGTTTCACGCTCATGGCCACGGCCGGTGAGGAGGCGGAGTGGAATCAAGTCGAGCGTTCCCATCGCTACCGGGCGATTCCGATGGTCAGCGCCGATTTCGTCAAACAGTTTCCGATGTTTTCCCAGCTGTTGCACCAGTTCGGCCTTTCCTCCAGCTTTGATGTGGCTCCGGAGGGGGAGTGGTTAGTGGATCTGGAGGAGAAGACGTACAACGTATTTTATGTGCCGGACGCGGTGGGGAGCCCCTATGTGCCGGTGCAGGAAGGGTTTGTGCTGAAGTACGGGGTGAAATCGGTGTTGTGTTTCGGTGGGATGTTACCGTCCCGAGATCTCTTCGTCGTGGTTTTATTTTCCAGAACACCGGTGCCCCGTGACACGGCAGCCTTGTGCAAGTCGCTCGCCCTCAGCCTGAAAACGTCGTTGCTGGCTTGCGACGAGACCGTTCCCTTGGAGGCCGGTGTCGATGCGCACTCGTCGTCGGCTCCGGTGTTCGGCGCACCGGAGCAAGGGGCCGGCCTCCGGCATCAGTCCCGCTTGGCGGTGGCCGAACAATTGCTACGGGTCTATGAAAATGCGGTCCGGACGCAATCGGCGGGAATTGCGCAGGCGAAACAGGCCCTTTGGGAGCGCGCTAATGCGCTTGAGCGATCTGAACAGGCGTTGAGTGAGCAAACCAGGATCGTGAACTCCGTCCTGCGGAGTATGGGCGACGGGGTTGTGGTGACCGATGCCGAGGGGCAGCTGGTCGTTGCCAATCCGGCGGTGGAAAGTATTCTGGGCTTTTCGCCCTTTGACATTCCTCTGACGGCATGGGCTGAACGGTATGAGTTTTTTCATGCGGACACGGTGACACCGTTCGGGCAGGATGAGTGGCCGCTGGCGCGCGCGCTGCGAGGCGAAAAAATCGACTGGCTCGAAGTCTACCTACGGGCCTCGCAGGGTATGCCGGGCCGCTGGATCAGCATCAATGCCAGGCCGATCAAGGATGAGGCCGGTGTGCTCTCCGGGACCGTGGTGGTGTTTCACGACATTACGTGGCTCAAGCGGGCGCAGGATGCCTTGTTTGAATCGGAATATCGATTCCGGAGTTTGGTGGAAGGGGCGCGCGATATCATCTTCACGCTCTCGGCGGACATCACGATTACCTCGCTCAACCCGGCTTTTGAGACGGTGACCAACTGGTCGCGTTCGCAATGGATGGGGGAGCCGCTCGTTGCCCTGCTGCATCCCGATGACGCGGGTTTCTGTCAGGATGTGTTGCAGGCGATTCTTGAACGCGGGGCGCCGCTGACCTGTTCGATGCAGATCAGCACGAAGCAGGGCGGGTACGTCACTGGAGAGTTTGTCGGGACTCCGCAAATGCGACAGGGCCGTGTCATCGGGGTCTTGGGCATCATTCGTGATGTGACCGAACGCCGCCGGATCGAGGATGCGCTTCGCGTCAGCGAGGAGCGGTTGCGCTCCATTGTGCAGTCGACGAAAGACGCCATCGTATTGGTCAATGCGCTCATGAAAGTGGCGTTCTGGAACAAGGGTGCTGAAGCGACCTTCGGCTATTCGGCCGAGGAAATCATCGGTCAGCCTGTGACGATGATCATCCCCGAGCGGTACCATGAGGAATTGGAACGGAATGTTCAGCGGGTTCGATTGTTTGAACGGGTGCAGCTGACGAGCAGGACGCTGGAACTCTTCGGCCGTCGGAAAGACGGCGGCGAATTTCCCCTCGAGCTGAGTGTGACCTCCTGGAAGGGGAAATCGGATCTCTTTTTTACGATCATCATGCGCGATATCAGTGAGCGGCGATCGGCGGAAGAGGAACTGGATCGCCTGCATCATCACAACCAAGTCGTTCTCAATTCAGCCGGGGAGGGCATTTACGGGATCGATCGGGACGGGCGGCTGACGTTCGTCAATCCGGCGGCGGCGAAAATGTTCGGCTGGGAGGCGGAGGCATTGATCGGCCAGCCCTTTTCTACGTTGGTTCACCGTCCCGACTTCCGTGAGGGAGCTTCCGGTGAACGCCTCAGTCCCATTGTGGAGACCATTCAGGGCGGGGAGATTCGGGAGGAGGCGGACAGCCGGTTCTGGCGAAGAGACGGAACCAGTTTTCCGGTGGAGTATGTGAGTACGCCGATTCGGGAGCGGGGGGACATCGTCGGGGCGGTCGTCGTATTCAAGGATACGACGGATCGGAAAAGGGCTGAGGAGCAGTTGCAGGACTCATTGCGTCGCCTGCGCAAACTGTCGGGGCGGATGGAGGGGATTCGAGAAGAGGAACGCGGGCGAATTGCACGTGAGTTGCATGATGAATTGGGCGTCGGCCTGACCTGTCTGAAGATCGATCTGTCCCGCCTGGGTGGATTGCTGGGGGAGCGGTTGGAGCCCCGGGATCGCGCAAAGGTCGACGAAAAAATTCGAGGCATGAAGGAGCAGGTGGATAGTACCATCACCTCTGTGCAACGTATCGTGGCGGAGTTGCGCCCCGGCGTGCTCGACGATCTTGGCCTGGTCGCGGCCATCGAATGGCAGTGTCGCGATTTCCAACGCCGCACCGGCGTTGCCTGTCACTGCACCGTCAGTCATGAAGATTTGCGGGTGGACCCGGAACATGCCACCGCGGTTTTTCGGATTTGCCAGGAGGCGCTGACCAACGTGACCCGTCATGCTCAGGCCACGGAGGTTCACGTGCGCTTGGAAGACCAGGGCGGGGGGTTGCTGTTACAGGTCAGCGACAACGGTCGTGGCATTCCATCCGATCGCCTTGCGGATGCCAGGTCGTTCGGCCTGCTGGGGATGCGGGAGCGCGCCGGGCTGCTCGGCGGGGATGTACAGATCGAGACGAAGGAGGGCAGCGGGACGACGATCGCGCTGCAGCTGCCTCGGTAAGACGGAGG from Nitrospira sp. ND1 includes the following:
- a CDS encoding SDR family oxidoreductase, which encodes MAVQGPIVITGASSGIGAACARYLDALGFTVWAGVRSTQDGEALTRLTSSRLRVLMLDVTDPASIEAARKTLAEATRDTGLAGLVNNAGISVAGPLELLPLSEVRTQFEVNVIGVLAVTQALLPLLRLVRGRIVNISSIAGLAATPFLGAYCSSKFALEAMSDALRLELAPWGISVSLVEPGAIQSQIWQRATMSATRTLGGVEPEALALYAQPLSRMQEVMAAAAARAIPAEVVARVVADALIAARPRARYLVGKDARFRAMLKWILPDRAQDRLLAWFLGLPHRG
- a CDS encoding filamentous hemagglutinin N-terminal domain-containing protein, producing the protein MTCRPAGLPLFIHGLLAVLMLLGHTGSIAYGQATNIVATPSGPGGLGTSLSTSGNTTNITGGTRPGSGPNLFHSFNQFSVGTGDVAAFVNPGGVSNVISRVIGGSPSNINGTVQALNANLFFINPSGIVFGPSASLNVSGSAYFSTAQQLRLSDGGIFTANTGLLAFDSTLSVGSPVSFGFFGQGPYGSIVLSSASTVLQTGAVLGLMGGGIQINGSKISAQRVILGSTSSAGEMSVQPFVGNPFSGASGNGQVQALPGTLIVAGGGGVIPASIDVTPNVSVPTGAQVNTTTNPLNQRVTQIQVVGVNLGGLPPLPTANAASVNTANPVEPVAFLNRAAIVLPQEAPAPPAPLLTSRCAARKDGAFSSLVQASRDVTPSQPGASLAAPVVLEEVGSEGEPGTPATQTAQRLGQSTAQLMESWQGC
- a CDS encoding S16 family serine protease translates to MSSIQRAFRFAVERLAPSVRPTGTLSLYATFSGPLNAEGATAEAALAIGFLALLKGDHLKQDITITGTLEGDGRIGQVAQVAEKTTAAARAGYHVLLVPRGQFYAPRVNRVSLNLESNVLVREVGTIEEAYEIMTGKKL
- a CDS encoding ShlB/FhaC/HecB family hemolysin secretion/activation protein; the protein is MAGVKKSVGQEAGMTTSAGAGGAVSGGSSHPRKHWQLLRRWRRTFASVTALLLLGALALPAYSQTGSQLGPLPPKLPQLPVVPPPAQPPAIEVPAPRPPSALDQAAKGPKIMVKDIRLVGNTAFTSQRLSEITTPYTNRELTAEDLESLRLALTSYYVNHGYLTSGAVVPEQDVADGTLTMQIIEGKITQVNVEDTKWFRPSYFQSRVNLAAGPPLHVEALQERLRVIQANPRIERINAELLPGAAIAESTLNMKVKEANPLKAWLEFNNYQSPVVGAEQGFVTLAHQNLLGFGDTLSLQYGRSAGVNPMLNFKYEIPVGPRDTTVALQYRRFDFGVEEAPFDALDIKNKAQIFGLSVRHPVIRTADQELAFSLTGEHARNESTLGGNPFELITGSPNGKFRVTSLRFGQEYARRSADQVISLLSRFSVGVGAMGATANGDPNLPDARFFSWLGEAQWIRQLPLWRTQLVSRGVVQLSNDHLFPLEQIAVGGRYSVRGYREFTLIRDNAAMLSIEARVPVYTTKAGVDSVFLAPFFDLGHGWQTTAQTPGTPPKTLASLGAGVIWNFWRGSHFELYYGKQLKRYDTDRNNLQDHGIHLQLVVEAF
- a CDS encoding NUDIX hydrolase, yielding MPEAGLVRSAGGVVFRQQDVLLIRVSDIKGRPVWSFPKGRLDAGETPAQAALREVLEETGWCCRIEADLSTTEYWFQREGRRFRKTVVWFKMSALEEAGVPDGEVEEVQWVDREVALGRLTYPSDVALLSQALSQGPSSR
- a CDS encoding CHAT domain-containing protein, with the protein product MPTKRNMVTRRGMKRRHGSAGPSATRALSSPLTMLGVGVLALSGLAWPVSGIAMELFGGSGASSISPSQEMRQGTTQFQQGAFAQAAAHWMNAARGYEESGQAKEQCQALINLAHALQQEGQIRRAQGTLQAALKLSEQNGERGLTATILAQLGNTFHVLGKDEPATEHLTRALTLAREENKPLLVAGVLNDLGNALTARRQFAEAIDVYAESRSLAIETKQPALAATAQINGAMALLQNQQLSEAHRHLDQAWSDVRSLGDGQAKTAGLLNIGLGYQELFAATTAKSGVARKSDAGKGRATEAVASAGLGAGLLRQSSDAFIAAGEVAGRIGDARGQSYAWGYLGGLLEQEHRNPEALEYSRKATFAAQKVNAPESLYRWQWQTARLLRADGKEEEALAAYQRAVTLLKPIHYEYSVGYQGRHHSYYESVAPLFVEYEDVLLRRAAAAKTPDQNEQLLVQVKDTVEVSHAAELQDYFQDDCVTTVASHRGVGTLAPGTAVVYPISFPDRLELLLETANGLKQVRVPVAGERLTKEIRSFRRLIQDSQSQNYLSSAQTLHGWLVAPLQQDLQGAGIHTLVMVADGSLRTIPMGALHDGRHYLVDSLAVAVTPSLALTDLSVAQRRKGSLLSVGLTESVEGLSAPRYAESEVQAIRTLYGGKLLMNKQFSAPSLEEEIKDQGVGIVHVASHTVVGTEARDSFVLAHDGKITMDRLSQLVGLQQYRQQPLDLLTLSSCEIAAEDDRAALGLSGVAVKTGARTALASLWTSDDETTTELVSEFYRQLQDPALSKAVALQRAQQKILSQRGHTHPSFWAAFLLINNWM